The following are encoded together in the Dyella terrae genome:
- a CDS encoding autotransporter assembly complex protein TamA — MRRLRRLILLPLLLAPWLAHAGVQVVVDGVDDPLKLAVSSGVDISQYANRDVTEAQVRRLYEQSLDQAKTALQPYGYYEAKVQGQLDPVGENWRVTLHVSPGTPVTVTTVNIKLDPAAAKIPAIRRAQRAIENLKGQTLNDGEYDSSRDALSGALTANGFLDAKLVTHRVEVNRGERSAVIQLAWDAGSRYKFGDVHFDGSQFKDGFLQRYVPFKSGDYFAQDKLLQLQQALNGADYFSVVNVLPDIDDKKNGVVDVKVELSPAKRTIYSGGPFIGTDTGVGARASMERRWVNRSGHKWKNEIILAQKLKTVSTLYTVPMPGPNQRSFNYGATYRDSNTDTSKSKTLELVANETREWYGWVRTIGVHALDGTFTVGQKAGESDSTPGLEHGRSNLFYPEATLSRKSGDNPIFVRNGWALTFTARSTVGSLLSDASFSQVIADGKWINSFWGNNRLILRASAGATWTNNFDDLPPQLRFFAGGDRSVRGYGYQSIGPENSYGRVIGGKNLLVGSTEVEHYFTRQWGMAAFVDAGNAFNGTDYRPKIGAGLGVRWLSPVGMIRVDLGTPVHNADDHGVELHVVIGPDL, encoded by the coding sequence ATGCGCCGACTCCGACGCCTGATACTGCTGCCCTTGCTGCTGGCCCCGTGGCTGGCGCACGCAGGTGTGCAGGTGGTGGTGGACGGCGTGGACGACCCACTCAAACTCGCGGTGAGCTCCGGCGTCGATATCTCGCAGTACGCCAATCGCGACGTGACCGAGGCGCAGGTGCGCCGCCTGTACGAGCAATCGCTCGACCAGGCCAAGACGGCACTGCAGCCCTATGGCTATTACGAGGCCAAGGTGCAGGGCCAGCTCGACCCGGTAGGTGAGAACTGGCGCGTTACGTTGCATGTCTCACCCGGAACGCCGGTGACGGTGACGACGGTGAACATCAAGCTCGACCCTGCCGCAGCGAAGATCCCGGCCATCCGCCGTGCTCAGCGCGCCATCGAGAACCTCAAGGGCCAGACGCTTAACGATGGCGAGTACGACTCCTCGCGCGATGCGCTCAGCGGAGCGCTCACTGCCAATGGCTTCCTTGACGCCAAGCTCGTTACTCATCGTGTGGAAGTGAATCGCGGCGAGCGCAGCGCCGTGATTCAGCTCGCGTGGGATGCCGGCTCGCGCTACAAGTTCGGCGACGTGCATTTCGACGGCTCGCAGTTCAAGGATGGCTTCCTGCAGCGCTACGTGCCTTTCAAGTCCGGCGACTACTTCGCGCAGGACAAGCTGTTGCAGCTTCAGCAGGCGTTGAACGGAGCGGATTACTTCTCCGTAGTGAACGTACTGCCCGACATCGATGACAAGAAGAACGGCGTAGTCGACGTAAAAGTGGAGCTGTCACCGGCCAAGCGCACCATCTACAGCGGCGGCCCGTTCATCGGCACCGACACGGGCGTCGGCGCGCGCGCCAGCATGGAACGGCGCTGGGTGAACCGCAGCGGCCACAAGTGGAAGAACGAGATCATCCTCGCGCAGAAGCTCAAGACCGTGTCGACGTTGTACACGGTGCCCATGCCCGGCCCGAATCAGCGCAGCTTCAATTACGGTGCCACGTATCGCGACTCCAACACGGATACCTCCAAGTCCAAGACACTGGAGCTCGTGGCCAACGAAACGCGTGAATGGTACGGCTGGGTACGCACTATCGGCGTGCATGCTTTGGACGGCACATTCACGGTGGGCCAAAAGGCCGGCGAATCGGACAGCACGCCGGGGCTCGAACACGGTCGGAGCAACCTGTTCTATCCGGAGGCGACGCTGTCGCGTAAATCCGGCGACAACCCCATCTTCGTGCGCAACGGCTGGGCGCTGACCTTCACCGCCCGCAGTACCGTCGGTTCGCTGCTGTCCGATGCCAGCTTCAGCCAGGTCATCGCCGATGGCAAATGGATCAACTCGTTCTGGGGCAACAACCGCCTCATCCTGCGCGCATCGGCCGGTGCTACCTGGACCAACAACTTCGATGACCTACCGCCGCAATTGCGCTTCTTCGCCGGCGGTGACCGCTCGGTGCGCGGCTACGGCTATCAGAGCATCGGCCCCGAGAACTCCTATGGGCGCGTGATTGGCGGCAAGAATCTGCTGGTGGGCAGCACCGAGGTCGAACACTACTTCACCCGCCAATGGGGCATGGCGGCCTTCGTGGACGCGGGCAATGCGTTCAACGGTACCGACTATCGTCCGAAGATCGGCGCGGGCCTGGGCGTTCGCTGGCTCTCGCCCGTGGGTATGATCCGGGTGGATCTGGGCACGCCGGTGCACAACGCGGATGACCACGGCGTGGAACTGCACGTCGTGATCGGCCCGGATCTGTGA
- a CDS encoding translocation/assembly module TamB domain-containing protein translates to MIDTNAPAPAPRPRRRWLRWTLFSLLALLLVLFAFLAWLLGTSSGLRFALARAEGFTNGQLTVQSADGRLVGPLDLTGLRYADGKGLDVKVAKAHLDLRVPALLRKRLHVLDLNVDGVDVALPPSEPDQSESQSSFSWQPPLDMVLDRAHVGTVKITQAGQPVFASDSLDLAGSWTSRSGIELRQLALRAPDGHADLTGNIVVGSTYRGDSKANFAWTAGGTEYAGELAAHGDGKHAHLDLQLTLPMPARLQLDMAQAGDYAWNATLDAPRFDPKPFLGDSSLTGLSVALTGKGDRRSGTVTGQLGLNDYQVKLQPLSARFSDDLNTLTLDQLGIASPQFQGSVNAHGVVQLSAKPLSADLTLDWKDVVLPQELAGQPLMSHGTLTAKGSAEQFHAESALALGPEGKLADVTLDLDGTQKLINLHALTVKQPQGDLQAKGTLTLQPALGWQLEAVANKFDPGHLLAKWNGSLDFDIASQGTLPQDHPDVTLEIRKLDGHLRDRTVHGDGKLHLPPEGVVDGKLHLVSGGSDALIDAKPGKANDVTIKLAIASLGDWLPEAAGKLQGTVQVRGTYPKLAVDSNLQGNTLNYAEQHVDTLHLLANVPDISHPGGKLDLQAGGVNAGGLAFTQVSVRGDGTAERHNLTLAAHGSPLSTDLALSGGLKGSAWNGSLSTLNIDLAGLPRWRLQQSTQLSYNDGALNLSELCLTAGEPLLCAAAKQDKAGNLDASYRLHGLPIALIMSAVSTSKVPMRVEGSLDGNGSIRRNTAGALTGNASITSPHGSVAYADRTDQPLVTYDNLALTAQLSPSSQQIELHAGLTNTGRVDGNVTISGAQQSLGGHVGIHVSNLRLLEIFTTEVVNPKGAMNGDFNLAGTLSAPAISGQANLTDFAAEIPAMGLKLSQGHVSIGTTDAQHFRIDGTLHSGDGNVVLAGTASLGADAQSVLTVKGSNFRAVDIPAAKVAISPDLAVTHNDKGLDITGSVALDNADVNLDKLPGAGATKASPDVVVVDDKQPQEAVSQMPLSATVTVNLGNKTHLVGMGLDGRLQGQLVVSERPGRATTGQGQIDVSGTYKAYGQNLQIDRGQLLFASTPIDNPGLNIRAIRKLNPNATIDDGQQVGLNIAGTAQRPVLTVFSQPPMEQSDALSYLITGKPLSQVKGGEGNMVGAAAQALGSATGNLLAKSIGSRLGLDDVGVSSSDALNGSSAFTMGKYLSPRLYISYGVGLFDPGQVITLRYHFNARWNFEAQSATDFNRASLNYRIER, encoded by the coding sequence ATGATCGATACCAACGCCCCCGCTCCCGCACCTCGCCCACGCCGCCGCTGGCTGCGCTGGACGCTGTTTTCGTTGCTCGCACTGCTGCTCGTGCTGTTTGCCTTTCTTGCGTGGTTGCTGGGCACATCGTCGGGCCTGCGCTTTGCGCTGGCGCGCGCGGAGGGCTTTACCAACGGCCAGCTCACCGTGCAATCAGCCGATGGACGCCTGGTGGGTCCGCTTGATCTCACCGGCCTGCGCTACGCGGACGGCAAAGGGTTGGACGTCAAGGTAGCCAAGGCCCATCTGGACTTGCGCGTACCTGCCCTGCTGCGCAAGCGACTGCATGTGCTCGACCTCAACGTCGATGGCGTGGACGTTGCGTTGCCGCCGAGCGAGCCCGACCAGTCGGAAAGCCAAAGCAGTTTCTCGTGGCAGCCCCCGCTCGACATGGTGCTCGACCGCGCGCACGTGGGTACGGTGAAGATCACGCAGGCGGGGCAACCCGTGTTCGCCTCCGATTCGCTCGACCTCGCTGGCAGTTGGACGAGCCGCAGCGGCATCGAATTGCGGCAACTCGCTTTGCGCGCGCCGGATGGGCATGCCGATCTCACTGGCAACATCGTCGTCGGTAGCACCTACCGCGGCGACAGCAAGGCCAACTTCGCCTGGACAGCCGGCGGCACCGAGTATGCCGGCGAGCTGGCCGCGCACGGCGATGGCAAGCACGCACACCTGGATCTTCAGCTCACGCTACCCATGCCCGCCCGCCTGCAGTTGGATATGGCCCAAGCTGGCGATTACGCGTGGAATGCAACGCTTGACGCACCGCGCTTCGATCCCAAGCCGTTCCTCGGTGATAGCTCGCTCACGGGCCTGTCCGTCGCACTCACCGGCAAGGGTGATCGCCGCAGCGGCACCGTCACCGGACAACTGGGACTCAACGACTACCAGGTGAAACTGCAGCCGCTGAGCGCGCGCTTCAGCGACGACCTCAACACGCTGACACTGGACCAGCTCGGCATCGCCTCCCCGCAGTTCCAGGGCAGCGTCAACGCGCATGGCGTGGTGCAGCTCTCGGCCAAGCCGTTGAGCGCCGACCTTACGCTCGACTGGAAGGATGTCGTGCTTCCGCAGGAGTTGGCGGGGCAACCCCTGATGAGCCATGGCACGCTCACCGCCAAGGGTTCAGCCGAGCAGTTCCATGCGGAAAGCGCGCTTGCACTGGGCCCGGAAGGAAAGCTTGCAGACGTCACTCTGGATCTCGACGGTACGCAGAAGCTCATCAACCTGCACGCCTTGACCGTCAAGCAACCGCAGGGCGACTTGCAGGCCAAGGGCACGCTGACGCTGCAGCCGGCGTTGGGCTGGCAGCTCGAAGCCGTCGCCAACAAATTCGACCCCGGACATCTGCTGGCGAAGTGGAACGGCTCACTGGATTTCGACATCGCCTCGCAAGGCACGCTACCGCAAGACCATCCGGACGTCACACTGGAGATCCGCAAGCTCGACGGCCATCTGCGCGACCGCACCGTGCACGGCGACGGCAAGCTGCATCTGCCGCCCGAGGGCGTGGTGGATGGCAAGCTGCATCTCGTTTCCGGCGGCAGTGACGCCCTTATCGATGCAAAGCCCGGCAAGGCCAACGACGTCACTATCAAGCTTGCCATCGCCTCGCTGGGCGACTGGCTGCCTGAGGCGGCAGGCAAGCTGCAGGGCACCGTCCAGGTACGCGGCACGTATCCCAAGCTTGCCGTCGACAGCAACCTGCAGGGCAACACGCTGAACTATGCCGAGCAGCATGTGGATACGCTCCACCTGCTCGCCAACGTGCCCGATATCAGCCATCCGGGCGGCAAGTTGGATCTGCAGGCAGGCGGCGTCAATGCTGGCGGGTTGGCCTTCACGCAGGTCAGCGTGCGCGGCGATGGCACGGCGGAGCGGCACAACCTCACCTTGGCCGCGCATGGCTCGCCACTCTCCACCGATCTGGCGCTGAGCGGCGGCCTCAAGGGTTCGGCATGGAACGGCTCGTTGTCCACGCTCAACATCGATCTCGCTGGCCTGCCTCGCTGGCGACTGCAACAGTCAACGCAGCTCTCGTATAACGACGGCGCACTCAACCTGTCCGAGCTGTGCCTCACTGCCGGCGAGCCGCTGCTGTGCGCCGCTGCCAAGCAGGACAAGGCCGGCAATCTCGATGCCAGCTATCGGCTGCACGGCCTGCCCATTGCGTTGATCATGAGCGCGGTGAGCACCAGCAAAGTGCCCATGCGCGTGGAGGGTTCGCTCGACGGCAACGGCAGCATTCGCCGCAATACGGCAGGTGCGCTCACCGGCAACGCGTCGATCACCTCGCCCCACGGCTCTGTCGCCTACGCCGACCGCACCGACCAGCCGCTCGTCACTTACGACAATCTGGCACTCACCGCTCAGCTCAGTCCGTCCAGCCAGCAGATCGAACTGCACGCAGGACTGACCAACACGGGTCGCGTGGACGGCAACGTCACCATTAGCGGCGCGCAGCAATCGCTCGGCGGTCACGTCGGCATCCATGTGAGCAATCTTCGCCTGCTGGAGATCTTCACCACCGAAGTGGTGAACCCCAAGGGCGCTATGAACGGCGACTTCAATCTCGCCGGCACACTGTCTGCTCCCGCCATCAGCGGCCAGGCCAACCTGACGGATTTCGCGGCAGAGATCCCCGCGATGGGGCTGAAACTGAGCCAGGGGCACGTGAGTATCGGCACCACCGATGCACAGCATTTCCGCATCGACGGCACGCTGCATTCCGGTGATGGCAACGTTGTCTTGGCGGGTACGGCGTCGCTTGGCGCGGACGCGCAGAGTGTGCTGACCGTCAAGGGCAGCAACTTCCGGGCGGTCGACATCCCTGCCGCGAAGGTCGCGATCTCTCCAGATCTCGCGGTAACCCACAACGACAAGGGTCTGGACATCACTGGTAGCGTCGCGCTCGACAACGCCGACGTGAATCTCGACAAGCTACCCGGTGCGGGAGCCACCAAGGCGTCACCCGACGTGGTGGTGGTGGACGACAAGCAGCCGCAGGAAGCCGTCAGCCAGATGCCGCTTTCCGCCACGGTGACGGTCAACTTAGGCAACAAGACCCACCTCGTAGGCATGGGACTCGACGGCCGCCTGCAAGGCCAACTGGTGGTCAGTGAACGCCCTGGTCGCGCGACCACCGGCCAGGGCCAGATCGACGTGAGTGGCACCTATAAAGCGTACGGGCAGAACCTGCAGATCGATCGCGGCCAGCTGCTGTTCGCCAGCACGCCCATCGACAACCCCGGCCTGAACATCCGCGCGATTCGCAAGCTCAACCCCAACGCCACCATCGACGATGGTCAACAGGTTGGCCTCAATATCGCGGGCACCGCGCAGCGCCCAGTGCTTACGGTGTTCTCGCAGCCACCGATGGAACAGTCCGATGCCCTCTCCTATCTGATCACTGGCAAGCCGCTGTCGCAGGTGAAGGGTGGTGAAGGCAACATGGTGGGCGCGGCGGCACAAGCGCTGGGTTCGGCTACCGGCAACCTGCTCGCCAAGAGCATCGGCTCGCGCCTGGGCCTTGACGATGTCGGCGTCAGCAGCAGCGATGCGCTCAACGGCAGCTCCGCCTTCACGATGGGCAAATACCTCTCGCCGCGTCTGTACATCAGCTATGGCGTGGGCCTGTTCGATCCAGGCCAGGTCATTACCCTGCGCTACCACTTCAACGCGCGCTGGAATTTCGAGGCGCAGAGCGCAACGGACTTCAATCGTGCGTCGCTCAACTACCGCATCGAGCGCTGA
- a CDS encoding M13 family metallopeptidase, with protein sequence MRQLRWIFTAAAMATTCAAAGTATQPAPAHTAARSASGIDLAGIDHSVLPGNDFDNYASGNWKKTAEIPADRSSTGIFLEVFQKAEKRNADLIQAAGKSKPAAGSNERKIADYYAAFMDEGTIEKRGLEPLQPELKAIDAINSKADLARVLGDGLRADVDPVNATNFHTEHLFGLFISHGLQDASRNIPYLLQGGLGMPTRDYYLSDDKAMVETRGKYQAYITALLKQAGVADADAKAKTILDLETKIAKAQVDIVDSQDIHKANNPWTLASFAKNAPGLDWAAYFKAAGLDQQKIVDVWQVPAIEALSALTASEPLQAWKDYLTFHELNESASLLPKAYADLSFGFYGQTLSGTPKQRDRWKRAVASTNGALGDAVGQIYVKEYFPASSKQQVEQMVKNILAAFDERVDRLDWMTPATRQKAKAKIASIRVSVGYPETWRDYTKLDIRADDALGNQQRAEKYEYDHQLAKLGQPVDRGEWWMTPQTVNAVNLPLQNALNFPAAILEAPFFDPKADAAANYGSIGAVIGHEISHSFDNLGAEFDAQGNLANWWTPEDQAHFKAAGDKLVAQYNAYEALPGLHVNGQQTLGENIADVSGLTVAYIAYHKSLGGKPAPVVDGLTGDQRFFLAFGQSWREKVRDAAMRQRVIGNEHSPGRFRAQTVRNLDGWYDAFQPKPGETLYLAPADRVKIW encoded by the coding sequence ATGCGGCAACTTCGTTGGATTTTCACGGCGGCTGCCATGGCCACCACCTGCGCCGCAGCGGGCACGGCGACCCAGCCGGCCCCGGCCCACACGGCGGCGCGCAGCGCCAGCGGCATCGACTTGGCTGGCATCGACCACAGCGTGTTGCCGGGCAATGACTTCGACAACTACGCCAGCGGCAACTGGAAGAAGACGGCCGAGATTCCTGCCGACCGTTCCAGCACGGGCATCTTTCTGGAAGTGTTCCAGAAGGCCGAGAAGCGCAACGCTGACCTGATCCAGGCGGCGGGCAAGAGCAAGCCGGCAGCGGGCAGCAACGAGCGCAAGATTGCCGATTACTACGCTGCGTTTATGGACGAAGGCACTATCGAGAAGCGCGGCCTCGAACCGCTGCAGCCCGAACTGAAGGCCATCGACGCCATCAACAGCAAGGCCGACCTCGCCCGCGTGCTGGGTGATGGCCTGCGTGCCGACGTGGATCCGGTGAATGCCACCAACTTCCACACCGAGCACCTGTTTGGCCTGTTCATTTCGCACGGCCTACAAGACGCCTCGCGCAACATCCCGTACCTGTTGCAGGGCGGCCTGGGCATGCCCACGCGCGACTATTACCTGTCCGACGACAAGGCGATGGTGGAAACGCGCGGCAAGTACCAGGCATACATCACTGCCCTGCTGAAGCAGGCCGGCGTGGCCGATGCCGACGCGAAGGCCAAGACCATCCTCGATCTCGAAACCAAGATCGCCAAGGCCCAGGTCGATATCGTCGACAGCCAGGACATCCACAAGGCAAACAACCCGTGGACACTGGCCTCGTTCGCCAAGAACGCGCCGGGCCTGGACTGGGCAGCCTACTTCAAGGCAGCGGGCCTCGATCAGCAGAAGATCGTCGACGTATGGCAGGTGCCGGCCATCGAGGCACTCTCCGCGCTGACCGCCAGCGAGCCGCTGCAGGCATGGAAGGATTACCTCACCTTCCACGAACTCAACGAGAGCGCGTCGCTGCTGCCCAAGGCGTATGCCGATCTCAGCTTCGGCTTCTACGGCCAGACCCTGTCCGGTACGCCCAAGCAACGTGATCGCTGGAAGCGCGCCGTGGCCAGCACCAACGGCGCACTGGGCGACGCGGTCGGCCAGATCTACGTGAAGGAGTACTTCCCCGCCTCGTCCAAGCAGCAGGTCGAGCAGATGGTGAAGAACATACTCGCCGCGTTCGACGAGCGTGTGGACCGTCTCGATTGGATGACGCCGGCCACCCGCCAGAAGGCCAAGGCCAAGATCGCCAGCATCCGAGTGAGCGTGGGCTACCCGGAAACATGGCGTGATTACACCAAGCTCGACATCCGCGCCGATGACGCGCTGGGCAACCAGCAGCGCGCCGAAAAGTACGAGTACGACCATCAGCTCGCCAAGCTCGGCCAGCCCGTGGATCGCGGCGAATGGTGGATGACACCGCAGACGGTCAACGCAGTGAACCTGCCGCTGCAGAATGCGCTGAACTTCCCCGCTGCCATCCTCGAAGCGCCGTTCTTCGATCCGAAGGCCGACGCCGCAGCGAACTACGGTTCCATCGGTGCAGTGATCGGACACGAGATCAGCCACAGCTTCGATAACCTCGGCGCCGAGTTCGACGCGCAGGGCAATCTGGCCAACTGGTGGACGCCGGAAGACCAAGCGCACTTCAAGGCCGCCGGCGACAAGCTGGTCGCGCAGTACAACGCGTATGAGGCATTGCCGGGCCTGCATGTGAACGGCCAGCAGACGCTGGGCGAGAACATCGCCGACGTATCGGGCCTGACCGTCGCGTACATCGCCTATCACAAGTCCCTTGGCGGCAAGCCGGCTCCGGTAGTCGATGGCCTGACGGGCGACCAGCGCTTCTTCCTCGCCTTCGGCCAGAGCTGGCGCGAGAAGGTCCGCGACGCCGCCATGCGCCAGCGCGTGATCGGCAACGAGCATTCGCCTGGCCGCTTCCGCGCGCAGACCGTACGTAATCTCGACGGCTGGTACGACGCGTTCCAGCCCAAGCCGGGGGAAACGCTGTATCTCGCTCCGGCGGATCGCGTGAAGATCTGGTAA
- a CDS encoding 2OG-Fe(II) oxygenase, with the protein MANSGSIVNSHVLAQVAQWRDAFASAEPFRHVIIDDFLEPAFVEALLTQFPDFEQGNYVGDDGRPGGKSTMDRVRGLGDAYRRLDEVIQTRQFLDFVGNITAIPDLIYDPFYLGGGTHENRHGQGLQAHIDFNYHPSERWHRRLNLIVYLNHEWDEGWGGMFDLYRDPYADPAPLVRVAPLFNRCVTFETNEHSWHGFDTILLPEDRRDLSRKSIALYFYSAERPAVETAGRHTTHYVNAQLPEHLLPGHTLADSDVSTLKLLIAQRDEQLRGLYAENSKLLQAQDQGFGGHLLYLLKRLYVRYRR; encoded by the coding sequence ATGGCGAACTCCGGTTCGATCGTCAATTCGCACGTGCTCGCGCAAGTGGCGCAGTGGCGAGATGCTTTTGCGTCGGCAGAGCCGTTTCGTCATGTGATCATCGACGACTTCCTCGAGCCTGCGTTTGTGGAAGCCCTGCTGACCCAGTTTCCCGATTTCGAACAGGGAAACTATGTGGGCGACGACGGTCGCCCCGGCGGAAAATCCACGATGGACCGCGTGCGTGGCCTCGGGGACGCCTACCGGCGCCTCGATGAGGTGATCCAGACGCGGCAGTTTCTTGATTTCGTCGGCAATATCACGGCTATCCCGGACCTGATCTACGACCCGTTCTATCTTGGCGGCGGGACGCATGAGAACCGCCATGGGCAGGGTCTGCAGGCGCATATCGATTTCAACTATCACCCCAGTGAACGCTGGCATCGCCGGCTCAATCTCATCGTGTACCTCAATCACGAATGGGACGAGGGCTGGGGCGGCATGTTTGATCTTTACCGCGATCCCTATGCGGACCCTGCACCCTTGGTTCGCGTGGCGCCGCTGTTCAATCGTTGCGTGACCTTCGAGACCAACGAACATAGCTGGCATGGCTTTGACACGATCCTCCTGCCGGAGGACAGGCGTGACCTCAGCCGTAAATCGATCGCCTTGTACTTCTACAGCGCGGAACGCCCTGCTGTGGAAACGGCGGGCCGCCACACCACGCACTATGTCAACGCGCAATTGCCAGAGCACCTGCTGCCGGGCCATACGCTAGCTGACTCCGACGTGTCGACGCTCAAGCTGCTGATTGCACAACGCGACGAACAATTGCGAGGGCTCTACGCAGAGAACTCGAAGCTTTTGCAGGCTCAGGACCAAGGCTTTGGCGGTCACTTGCTGTATCTGCTCAAGCGCTTGTACGTGCGCTATCGCCGCTGA